The Bifidobacterium animalis subsp. animalis ATCC 25527 genome has a segment encoding these proteins:
- the gltX gene encoding glutamate--tRNA ligase, giving the protein MSESENIESNHVKPELPENVRVRFCPSPTGIPHVGMVRTALFNWAEARHTGGTFVFRIEDTDAQRDSEESFNQIIEALQWLGIDWDEGVGVGGPDGPYRQSERGEIYADVAQKLLDAGYAYESYSTPEEIEARNEAAGRPKAFGYDGYDRNLSEEQKAAFRAEGRKPALRIKMPDEDITFNDLIRGEITFKAGSVPDYVIVRPNGDPLYTLTNPVDDALMRINVVLRGEDLLSSTPRQIVLYRYLMELGIAKEMPLFGHLPYVMGQGNKKLSKRDPESNLFLHREHGFIKEGLLNYLALLGWSIAPDRDIFSMDEMVEKFDVRDVKANPARFDIDKAISINAEHIRMLEPADFLERSVSYLFRDGVVSADSWDALNERERDILTAAAPLVQPRVRLLGEVSGMVGSLLSDADYIPPADDAKKQLKDSAGAVLDMAIAALDAVPESSWQTDTLHETLNKALVEDGGYKPRLAFGPVRVAMSGRRVSPPLFESMEIVGKKITLERLRGLREHLAEIQG; this is encoded by the coding sequence ATGAGTGAATCTGAAAACATTGAGTCGAATCATGTGAAACCCGAGCTTCCCGAGAACGTGCGCGTGAGGTTCTGCCCGTCACCGACTGGCATCCCGCACGTCGGCATGGTGCGCACCGCGCTGTTCAACTGGGCGGAGGCGCGGCACACCGGCGGCACGTTCGTGTTCCGCATCGAAGACACCGATGCGCAGCGCGACTCCGAGGAGAGCTTCAACCAGATCATCGAAGCGCTGCAGTGGCTCGGCATCGACTGGGATGAAGGCGTGGGCGTGGGCGGACCGGACGGCCCGTACCGCCAGAGCGAGCGCGGGGAAATCTACGCGGACGTCGCGCAGAAGCTGCTCGACGCGGGCTATGCGTACGAGTCATACTCCACGCCGGAGGAGATTGAGGCGCGCAACGAAGCGGCAGGGCGCCCGAAGGCGTTCGGCTACGACGGCTACGACCGCAATCTGAGCGAGGAGCAGAAAGCAGCGTTCCGCGCGGAGGGCCGCAAGCCGGCACTGCGCATCAAGATGCCCGACGAAGACATCACCTTCAACGATCTCATTCGCGGTGAGATCACGTTCAAGGCCGGGTCGGTGCCGGATTACGTGATCGTGCGTCCGAACGGCGACCCGCTGTACACGCTCACGAACCCGGTGGACGACGCGCTCATGCGCATCAACGTCGTGCTGCGCGGCGAGGACTTGCTCAGCTCCACCCCGCGCCAGATCGTGCTCTACCGCTACCTTATGGAACTCGGCATTGCCAAGGAGATGCCGCTGTTCGGCCACCTGCCGTACGTGATGGGTCAGGGCAACAAGAAGCTTTCCAAGCGAGACCCGGAGTCGAATCTGTTCCTGCACCGCGAGCACGGCTTCATCAAGGAGGGTCTGCTCAATTACTTGGCGCTGCTGGGCTGGTCGATCGCGCCGGACCGCGACATCTTCTCGATGGACGAGATGGTGGAGAAGTTCGACGTGCGCGATGTGAAGGCGAATCCGGCGCGCTTCGACATCGACAAGGCGATCTCGATCAACGCCGAGCACATTCGCATGCTCGAGCCTGCCGATTTCCTGGAGCGCTCGGTGTCCTACCTGTTTCGCGATGGCGTGGTCTCCGCGGATTCGTGGGATGCGCTCAACGAACGCGAACGCGACATTCTCACCGCCGCCGCGCCGCTCGTGCAGCCGCGCGTGCGCCTGCTCGGCGAGGTTTCGGGCATGGTCGGCTCGCTGCTTTCGGACGCAGACTACATTCCGCCGGCAGATGATGCGAAGAAGCAGCTCAAGGATTCTGCGGGCGCCGTTCTGGATATGGCGATTGCCGCGCTGGACGCCGTTCCGGAGTCTTCGTGGCAGACGGATACGCTGCATGAGACGCTGAACAAGGCGCTCGTGGAGGACGGTGGCTACAAGCCGCGTCTCGCGTTCGGCCCGGTGCGCGTGGCGATGAGCGGCCGTCGTGTTTCGCCGCCGCTGTTCGAGTCGATGGAGATTGTTGGCAAGAAGATCACGCTGGAGCGCCTGCGTGGTCTGCGTGAGCATCTCGCTGAGATTCAGGGCTGA
- a CDS encoding MFS transporter — translation MSLLQGVKGVNHRIFGGYAELLRIPHAARFTVGSVIACMPFPMVGMTMTIMTQQYYGNYSLAGALTAVQAIAGAVVGPLLGTLVDRFGQRQVSIPTIVIWMLAAVSFVTCVRAQVAPWILFCIVPFFAAVPPWGAMSRARWTYLMGNNRQGVNRALSLSGVFDEAMWVVGNPLASTLAVVSGFLAMSFTGICVLIGALMFLTEMTTCPPSQSDLAREAGMTRKEFREREAEKAKELRAQTAAEEARVHAKSQGLSEAEVEAAGKAAYEQSMSGIKDSIWGPGLIAVCATWFGLGAFQSAAGISIVAFATEANMKQYTGFVFACFSVSSLAGALLYGAKNWTIPLWKRFYVCLAVVNLGIGSFLFAKHLWVIMVIYLIIGVCQSPTWINGNQLMLHLVPQTRFTEGMAWMGAMNAIGGSAGSAIAGVFIDRNGSHGGFMVVTALALVSLAIALLGFKQIKTSTETPVLTEISA, via the coding sequence ATGTCGTTACTGCAAGGTGTGAAAGGTGTGAACCACCGTATTTTCGGCGGGTACGCGGAGTTGTTGAGAATCCCGCATGCGGCGAGGTTCACGGTGGGATCGGTGATTGCGTGCATGCCGTTCCCGATGGTGGGCATGACGATGACGATCATGACCCAGCAATATTACGGAAATTATTCGCTCGCGGGCGCGCTCACCGCAGTGCAGGCGATCGCCGGCGCCGTGGTGGGGCCGCTGCTCGGCACGCTCGTCGACCGGTTCGGGCAGCGCCAGGTGTCAATTCCGACGATTGTGATCTGGATGCTCGCCGCAGTCTCGTTCGTCACCTGCGTGCGCGCGCAAGTGGCGCCGTGGATCCTATTCTGCATCGTGCCGTTCTTCGCCGCCGTGCCGCCGTGGGGCGCCATGAGCCGCGCGCGCTGGACGTACCTGATGGGCAACAATCGGCAGGGCGTGAACCGCGCGCTCTCGCTATCGGGCGTGTTCGACGAAGCGATGTGGGTGGTGGGCAATCCGCTCGCGTCCACGTTGGCCGTGGTCTCGGGATTCCTGGCCATGTCGTTCACCGGAATCTGCGTGCTGATCGGCGCGCTCATGTTCCTCACCGAGATGACCACGTGCCCGCCGAGCCAGTCTGACCTCGCACGCGAAGCCGGGATGACGCGCAAGGAATTCCGCGAGCGCGAGGCGGAGAAGGCGAAGGAGCTGCGCGCGCAGACCGCCGCCGAGGAAGCCCGCGTGCACGCGAAGTCGCAGGGACTGTCCGAGGCGGAGGTGGAGGCCGCGGGCAAGGCAGCGTACGAGCAGTCGATGAGCGGCATCAAGGATTCCATTTGGGGACCGGGCCTCATCGCCGTGTGCGCGACGTGGTTCGGCCTGGGCGCATTCCAGTCGGCCGCGGGCATCTCGATCGTCGCGTTCGCCACCGAAGCGAACATGAAACAGTACACCGGTTTCGTGTTCGCGTGCTTCTCGGTCAGCTCTCTCGCCGGCGCGCTGCTGTACGGCGCGAAGAACTGGACGATCCCATTGTGGAAGCGCTTCTACGTGTGCCTGGCCGTGGTGAATCTGGGCATCGGGTCGTTCCTGTTCGCTAAACACCTGTGGGTGATCATGGTGATCTACCTGATCATCGGCGTCTGCCAGTCGCCCACGTGGATCAACGGCAACCAGCTCATGCTGCACCTCGTGCCGCAGACGCGCTTCACCGAAGGCATGGCGTGGATGGGCGCGATGAACGCGATCGGCGGATCCGCAGGCTCAGCGATTGCCGGCGTGTTCATCGACCGCAACGGCTCGCACGGCGGGTTCATGGTCGTCACCGCGCTCGCGCTCGTCTCGCTCGCGATCGCACTGCTCGGCTTCAAGCAGATCAAGACGAGCACCGAGACCCCGGTGCTCACCGAGATTTCCGCGTAG